The Tenebrio molitor chromosome 3, icTenMoli1.1, whole genome shotgun sequence genome contains a region encoding:
- the LKRSDH gene encoding alpha-aminoadipic semialdehyde synthase, mitochondrial isoform X1, whose amino-acid sequence MYKIGRECFRREALTRSYAKKIIAIRREDQSVWERRAPFSPAHVRKLVKSGVKVIVQPSNRRAYPMQSYLNAGATIQEDISEANIIFGVKQVPIDQLIPDKTYCIFSHTIKAQESNMPLLDAILEKRIRLMDYEKLMDEKGQRVVAFGKMAGIAGTVNILHGLGLRLLALGHHTPFMHIGPAHNYRHSSMAKQAVRDAGYDIALGLLPKSIGPLTVVFTGSGNVSQGSQEIFQELPYEYVAPEMLKKAAEHGSLNKIYACEVRRRHYLERADGGGFDSAEFEEHPERYISTFSKKIAPYASILINGIYWAVNSPKLLTIPDAKHLLRPAHTPWLPTSVGAPALPHRMLAICDISADPGGSIEFMNECTTIDTPFCLYDADRNKDTKSFNGPGVLVCSIDNMPTQIPTESTDFFGDLLFPYAQDIMQSNAQQPLESHNFCPPVEGAIIASNGKLTPNYEYIQELRKSAIVKSRHKASSESQSVEKHVVIVGAGRVAAPLVEYLHRDESIGITVACEKKDLSDNLARAFPRIESVYLDANENHNTLGEIVKKANVAVSILPANLHHIVAQACIKEGTHMVTASYMSDDMKKLHKQAADAGVTILNEIGLDPGIDHLLALECIQEAQAHGGRITSFESFCGGLPAPEFSDNPLRYKFSWSPRGALLNTLSSARYLSKGQIVEISAGGELMNTTRSLDFLPGFNLEGFPNRDSTAYAKYYGIEDALTVLRGTIRYDGFAQAARMLQFLGLLDPEPYPLLHAQGPEITWRKLICSLLGLGTDNMFYDNLKNQIVERTGSEFSVGLLEELGLLDENGVIKCGSPLDTLTHYLSTKLALQKDERDLVILRHEIGINWPDNKKELRGVNFVVYGDVNGYSAMAKTVGYPAAIAAKMILDGEIQQRGMILPFAPEVYRTILSRLRAEGLNSTETSKFF is encoded by the exons atgtataaaattggACGGGAGTGCTTCAGGCGAGAAGCGCTGACGAGGAGCTAT GCGAAGAAGATCATCGCCATCCGACGGGAGGACCAGAGCGTGTGGGAGCGCCGCGCCCCATTCTCCCCGGCCCACGTGCGCAAGCTGGTAAAATCAGGAGTCAAGGTTATCGTCCAGCCCAGCAACCGCCGCGCCTACCCCATGCAATCCTACCTGAACGCTGGTGCCACCATCCAGGAAGACATCTCCGAGGCTAACATCATCTTCGGAGTGAAACAAGTCCCCATAGACCAGCTAATCCCCGACAAGACTTACTGCATCTTCTCCCACACCATCAAAGCGCAAGAATCCAACATGCCCCTCTTGGACGCCATCTTGGAGAAGCGAATAAGACTGATGGACTACGAAAAGTTGATGGACGAGAAGGGCCAAAGAGTCGTAGCTTTCGGGAAGATGGCTGGAATCGCAGGAACCGTCAACATCTTGCACGGTTTGGGGTTGAGATTGCTGGCTCTAGGCCACCACACCCCCTTCATGCACATAGGCCCCGCTCACAACTACCGACACTCGAGCATGGCCAAACAGGCTGTGCGGGACGCAGGCTACGATATAGCTCTGGGTCTGTTGCCTAAATCGATCGGGCCCTTGACTGTGGTGTTTACGGGGTCGGGGAACGTGTCTCAAGGGTCGCAAGAGATCTTCCAGGAGTTGCCTTACGAGTACGTCGCGCCGGAGATGCTGAAGAAAGCTGCGGAACACGGCAGTCTGAACAAGATTTATGCTTGTGAAGTGCGAAGGAGGCACTACTTGGAGCGAGCAGATGGGGGTGGGTTCGACTCTGCGGAGTTCGAGGAGCACCCAGAGAGGTACATTTCTACGTTTAGCAAGAAGATTGCGCCCTACGCTTCGATTCTGATCAATGGGATCTATTGGGCGGTTAACAGTCCCAAACTGTTGACAATTCCTGATGCCAAGCATTTGCTGAGACCTGCTCATACCCCTTGGTTGCCCACTTCAGTGGGGGCGCCGGCGCTTCCCCACAGAATGTTGGCCATCTGCGACATCTCTGCCGACCCTGGAGGCTCCATCGAGTTTATGAACGAATGCACCACGATAGACACTCCATTTTGTTTGTACGACGCTGACAGGAACAAAGACACCAAGAGCTTCAACGGTCCTGGAGTACTCGTCTGCAGCATCGACAACATGCCCACGCAGATCCCCACAGAAAGTACGGATTTCTTCGGCGACCTCCTCTTCCCCTACGCTCAAGACATCATGCAGTCAAACGCCCAGCAACCTCTAGAGAGTCACAACTTTTGTCCCCCAGTTGAAGGA GCTATCATCGCGAGCAACGGAAAGCTGACACCCAACTACGAGTACATCCAAGAATTAAGAAAGTCAGCCAT TGTGAAAAGCAGGCACAAAGCCAGCAGCGAGTCGCAAAGCGTTGAGAAACACGTGGTGATAGTGGGAGCAGGTCGCGTGGCAGCGCCTTTAGTAGAGTATTTGCACAGAGATGAGTCCATTGGAATTACTGTGGCGTGCGAGAAGAAAGATTTGAGTGATAATCTAGCCCGCGCTTTTCCCCGAATCGAAAGTGTGTATTTGGACGCCAACGAGAACCACAACACTTTGGGAGAAATCGTGAAGAAGGCCAATGTCGCGGTTTCTATCTTGCCGGCAAATCTGCACCACATCGTGGCCCAAGCTTGCATCAAAGAAGGCACACACATGGTCACTGCGAGCTACATGAGCGACGACATGAAGAAGCTCCACAAGCAAGCCGCAGACGCTGGTGTGACGATTCTCAACGAGATCGGTTTGGATCCAGGAATTGACCATTTGCTTGCTCTGGAGTGTATCCAAGAAGCGCAAGCTCACGGAGGAAGAATAACTTCGTTCGAGTCGTTCTGCGGGGGACTTCCTGCACCAGAATTCAGCGACAATCCGTTGAGATACAAGTTCTCTTGGTCTCCAAGAGGAGCTCTGTTGAATACGCTCTCGTCGGCTAGGTACTTGAGTAAAGGACAGATCGTCGAGATCAGCGCTGGAGGGGAGTTGATGAATACCACGAGGAGTCTGGATTTTCTTCCGGGGTTCAACTTGGAAGGATTCCCCAATCGTGACAGTACAGCTTACGCCAAGTACTACGGAATTGAAGACGCGCTGACGGTACTCAGGGGGACTATTAGGTACGATGGTTTTGCCCAAGCTGCTAGGATGTTGCAGTTTTTGGGACTGCTGGACCCGGAGCCCTATCCTCTGCTCCACGCGCAAGGACCTGAGATCACGTGGAGGAAACTGATTTGCAGTCTACTAGGACTAGGGACTGACAACATGTTCTACGACAACTTGAAGAATCAGATTGTTGAGAGAACAGGATCGGAGTTTTCTGTTGGGTTGTTAGAAGAGTTGGGACTTCTGGACGAGAATGGAGTCATCAAATGTGGGTCCCCTCTGGACACCCTCACCCACTACCTCTCAACCAAACTAGCTTTGC AGAAAGACGAGCGCGATTTGGTGATTTTGAGACACGAAATTGGTATCAACTGGCCAGACAACAAGAAAGAGCTCAGAGGTGTCAACTTTGTTGTCTACGGGGACGTCAACGGGTACTCCGCGATGGCCAAGACTGTCGGCTACCCGGCCGCCATAGCTGCGAAGATGATTCTGGACGGCGAGATTCAACAGAGGGGGATGATTCTGCCCTTTGCTCCGGAGGTCTACAGGACCATCTTGTCGAGGTTGAGAGCTGAGGGTCTGAACAGTACCGAAACGTCTAAATTCTTTTAA
- the LKRSDH gene encoding alpha-aminoadipic semialdehyde synthase, mitochondrial isoform X3 encodes MYKIGRECFRREALTRSYAKKIIAIRREDQSVWERRAPFSPAHVRKLVKSGVKVIVQPSNRRAYPMQSYLNAGATIQEDISEANIIFGVKQVPIDQLIPDKTYCIFSHTIKAQESNMPLLDAILEKRIRLMDYEKLMDEKGQRVVAFGKMAGIAGTVNILHGLGLRLLALGHHTPFMHIGPAHNYRHSSMAKQAVRDAGYDIALGLLPKSIGPLTVVFTGSGNVSQGSQEIFQELPYEYVAPEMLKKAAEHGSLNKIYACEVRRRHYLERADGGGFDSAEFEEHPERYISTFSKKIAPYASILINGIYWAVNSPKLLTIPDAKHLLRPAHTPWLPTSVGAPALPHRMLAICDISADPGGSIEFMNECTTIDTPFCLYDADRNKDTKSFNGPGVLVCSIDNMPTQIPTESTDFFGDLLFPYAQDIMQSNAQQPLESHNFCPPVEGAIIASNGKLTPNYEYIQELRKSAMHKASSESQSVEKHVVIVGAGRVAAPLVEYLHRDESIGITVACEKKDLSDNLARAFPRIESVYLDANENHNTLGEIVKKANVAVSILPANLHHIVAQACIKEGTHMVTASYMSDDMKKLHKQAADAGVTILNEIGLDPGIDHLLALECIQEAQAHGGRITSFESFCGGLPAPEFSDNPLRYKFSWSPRGALLNTLSSARYLSKGQIVEISAGGELMNTTRSLDFLPGFNLEGFPNRDSTAYAKYYGIEDALTVLRGTIRYDGFAQAARMLQFLGLLDPEPYPLLHAQGPEITWRKLICSLLGLGTDNMFYDNLKNQIVERTGSEFSVGLLEELGLLDENGVIKCGSPLDTLTHYLSTKLALQKDERDLVILRHEIGINWPDNKKELRGVNFVVYGDVNGYSAMAKTVGYPAAIAAKMILDGEIQQRGMILPFAPEVYRTILSRLRAEGLNSTETSKFF; translated from the exons atgtataaaattggACGGGAGTGCTTCAGGCGAGAAGCGCTGACGAGGAGCTAT GCGAAGAAGATCATCGCCATCCGACGGGAGGACCAGAGCGTGTGGGAGCGCCGCGCCCCATTCTCCCCGGCCCACGTGCGCAAGCTGGTAAAATCAGGAGTCAAGGTTATCGTCCAGCCCAGCAACCGCCGCGCCTACCCCATGCAATCCTACCTGAACGCTGGTGCCACCATCCAGGAAGACATCTCCGAGGCTAACATCATCTTCGGAGTGAAACAAGTCCCCATAGACCAGCTAATCCCCGACAAGACTTACTGCATCTTCTCCCACACCATCAAAGCGCAAGAATCCAACATGCCCCTCTTGGACGCCATCTTGGAGAAGCGAATAAGACTGATGGACTACGAAAAGTTGATGGACGAGAAGGGCCAAAGAGTCGTAGCTTTCGGGAAGATGGCTGGAATCGCAGGAACCGTCAACATCTTGCACGGTTTGGGGTTGAGATTGCTGGCTCTAGGCCACCACACCCCCTTCATGCACATAGGCCCCGCTCACAACTACCGACACTCGAGCATGGCCAAACAGGCTGTGCGGGACGCAGGCTACGATATAGCTCTGGGTCTGTTGCCTAAATCGATCGGGCCCTTGACTGTGGTGTTTACGGGGTCGGGGAACGTGTCTCAAGGGTCGCAAGAGATCTTCCAGGAGTTGCCTTACGAGTACGTCGCGCCGGAGATGCTGAAGAAAGCTGCGGAACACGGCAGTCTGAACAAGATTTATGCTTGTGAAGTGCGAAGGAGGCACTACTTGGAGCGAGCAGATGGGGGTGGGTTCGACTCTGCGGAGTTCGAGGAGCACCCAGAGAGGTACATTTCTACGTTTAGCAAGAAGATTGCGCCCTACGCTTCGATTCTGATCAATGGGATCTATTGGGCGGTTAACAGTCCCAAACTGTTGACAATTCCTGATGCCAAGCATTTGCTGAGACCTGCTCATACCCCTTGGTTGCCCACTTCAGTGGGGGCGCCGGCGCTTCCCCACAGAATGTTGGCCATCTGCGACATCTCTGCCGACCCTGGAGGCTCCATCGAGTTTATGAACGAATGCACCACGATAGACACTCCATTTTGTTTGTACGACGCTGACAGGAACAAAGACACCAAGAGCTTCAACGGTCCTGGAGTACTCGTCTGCAGCATCGACAACATGCCCACGCAGATCCCCACAGAAAGTACGGATTTCTTCGGCGACCTCCTCTTCCCCTACGCTCAAGACATCATGCAGTCAAACGCCCAGCAACCTCTAGAGAGTCACAACTTTTGTCCCCCAGTTGAAGGA GCTATCATCGCGAGCAACGGAAAGCTGACACCCAACTACGAGTACATCCAAGAATTAAGAAAGTCAGCCAT GCACAAAGCCAGCAGCGAGTCGCAAAGCGTTGAGAAACACGTGGTGATAGTGGGAGCAGGTCGCGTGGCAGCGCCTTTAGTAGAGTATTTGCACAGAGATGAGTCCATTGGAATTACTGTGGCGTGCGAGAAGAAAGATTTGAGTGATAATCTAGCCCGCGCTTTTCCCCGAATCGAAAGTGTGTATTTGGACGCCAACGAGAACCACAACACTTTGGGAGAAATCGTGAAGAAGGCCAATGTCGCGGTTTCTATCTTGCCGGCAAATCTGCACCACATCGTGGCCCAAGCTTGCATCAAAGAAGGCACACACATGGTCACTGCGAGCTACATGAGCGACGACATGAAGAAGCTCCACAAGCAAGCCGCAGACGCTGGTGTGACGATTCTCAACGAGATCGGTTTGGATCCAGGAATTGACCATTTGCTTGCTCTGGAGTGTATCCAAGAAGCGCAAGCTCACGGAGGAAGAATAACTTCGTTCGAGTCGTTCTGCGGGGGACTTCCTGCACCAGAATTCAGCGACAATCCGTTGAGATACAAGTTCTCTTGGTCTCCAAGAGGAGCTCTGTTGAATACGCTCTCGTCGGCTAGGTACTTGAGTAAAGGACAGATCGTCGAGATCAGCGCTGGAGGGGAGTTGATGAATACCACGAGGAGTCTGGATTTTCTTCCGGGGTTCAACTTGGAAGGATTCCCCAATCGTGACAGTACAGCTTACGCCAAGTACTACGGAATTGAAGACGCGCTGACGGTACTCAGGGGGACTATTAGGTACGATGGTTTTGCCCAAGCTGCTAGGATGTTGCAGTTTTTGGGACTGCTGGACCCGGAGCCCTATCCTCTGCTCCACGCGCAAGGACCTGAGATCACGTGGAGGAAACTGATTTGCAGTCTACTAGGACTAGGGACTGACAACATGTTCTACGACAACTTGAAGAATCAGATTGTTGAGAGAACAGGATCGGAGTTTTCTGTTGGGTTGTTAGAAGAGTTGGGACTTCTGGACGAGAATGGAGTCATCAAATGTGGGTCCCCTCTGGACACCCTCACCCACTACCTCTCAACCAAACTAGCTTTGC AGAAAGACGAGCGCGATTTGGTGATTTTGAGACACGAAATTGGTATCAACTGGCCAGACAACAAGAAAGAGCTCAGAGGTGTCAACTTTGTTGTCTACGGGGACGTCAACGGGTACTCCGCGATGGCCAAGACTGTCGGCTACCCGGCCGCCATAGCTGCGAAGATGATTCTGGACGGCGAGATTCAACAGAGGGGGATGATTCTGCCCTTTGCTCCGGAGGTCTACAGGACCATCTTGTCGAGGTTGAGAGCTGAGGGTCTGAACAGTACCGAAACGTCTAAATTCTTTTAA
- the LKRSDH gene encoding alpha-aminoadipic semialdehyde synthase, mitochondrial isoform X2, producing the protein MYKIGRECFRREALTRSYAKKIIAIRREDQSVWERRAPFSPAHVRKLVKSGVKVIVQPSNRRAYPMQSYLNAGATIQEDISEANIIFGVKQVPIDQLIPDKTYCIFSHTIKAQESNMPLLDAILEKRIRLMDYEKLMDEKGQRVVAFGKMAGIAGTVNILHGLGLRLLALGHHTPFMHIGPAHNYRHSSMAKQAVRDAGYDIALGLLPKSIGPLTVVFTGSGNVSQGSQEIFQELPYEYVAPEMLKKAAEHGSLNKIYACEVRRRHYLERADGGGFDSAEFEEHPERYISTFSKKIAPYASILINGIYWAVNSPKLLTIPDAKHLLRPAHTPWLPTSVGAPALPHRMLAICDISADPGGSIEFMNECTTIDTPFCLYDADRNKDTKSFNGPGVLVCSIDNMPTQIPTESTDFFGDLLFPYAQDIMQSNAQQPLESHNFCPPVEGAIIASNGKLTPNYEYIQELRKSAIRHKASSESQSVEKHVVIVGAGRVAAPLVEYLHRDESIGITVACEKKDLSDNLARAFPRIESVYLDANENHNTLGEIVKKANVAVSILPANLHHIVAQACIKEGTHMVTASYMSDDMKKLHKQAADAGVTILNEIGLDPGIDHLLALECIQEAQAHGGRITSFESFCGGLPAPEFSDNPLRYKFSWSPRGALLNTLSSARYLSKGQIVEISAGGELMNTTRSLDFLPGFNLEGFPNRDSTAYAKYYGIEDALTVLRGTIRYDGFAQAARMLQFLGLLDPEPYPLLHAQGPEITWRKLICSLLGLGTDNMFYDNLKNQIVERTGSEFSVGLLEELGLLDENGVIKCGSPLDTLTHYLSTKLALQKDERDLVILRHEIGINWPDNKKELRGVNFVVYGDVNGYSAMAKTVGYPAAIAAKMILDGEIQQRGMILPFAPEVYRTILSRLRAEGLNSTETSKFF; encoded by the exons atgtataaaattggACGGGAGTGCTTCAGGCGAGAAGCGCTGACGAGGAGCTAT GCGAAGAAGATCATCGCCATCCGACGGGAGGACCAGAGCGTGTGGGAGCGCCGCGCCCCATTCTCCCCGGCCCACGTGCGCAAGCTGGTAAAATCAGGAGTCAAGGTTATCGTCCAGCCCAGCAACCGCCGCGCCTACCCCATGCAATCCTACCTGAACGCTGGTGCCACCATCCAGGAAGACATCTCCGAGGCTAACATCATCTTCGGAGTGAAACAAGTCCCCATAGACCAGCTAATCCCCGACAAGACTTACTGCATCTTCTCCCACACCATCAAAGCGCAAGAATCCAACATGCCCCTCTTGGACGCCATCTTGGAGAAGCGAATAAGACTGATGGACTACGAAAAGTTGATGGACGAGAAGGGCCAAAGAGTCGTAGCTTTCGGGAAGATGGCTGGAATCGCAGGAACCGTCAACATCTTGCACGGTTTGGGGTTGAGATTGCTGGCTCTAGGCCACCACACCCCCTTCATGCACATAGGCCCCGCTCACAACTACCGACACTCGAGCATGGCCAAACAGGCTGTGCGGGACGCAGGCTACGATATAGCTCTGGGTCTGTTGCCTAAATCGATCGGGCCCTTGACTGTGGTGTTTACGGGGTCGGGGAACGTGTCTCAAGGGTCGCAAGAGATCTTCCAGGAGTTGCCTTACGAGTACGTCGCGCCGGAGATGCTGAAGAAAGCTGCGGAACACGGCAGTCTGAACAAGATTTATGCTTGTGAAGTGCGAAGGAGGCACTACTTGGAGCGAGCAGATGGGGGTGGGTTCGACTCTGCGGAGTTCGAGGAGCACCCAGAGAGGTACATTTCTACGTTTAGCAAGAAGATTGCGCCCTACGCTTCGATTCTGATCAATGGGATCTATTGGGCGGTTAACAGTCCCAAACTGTTGACAATTCCTGATGCCAAGCATTTGCTGAGACCTGCTCATACCCCTTGGTTGCCCACTTCAGTGGGGGCGCCGGCGCTTCCCCACAGAATGTTGGCCATCTGCGACATCTCTGCCGACCCTGGAGGCTCCATCGAGTTTATGAACGAATGCACCACGATAGACACTCCATTTTGTTTGTACGACGCTGACAGGAACAAAGACACCAAGAGCTTCAACGGTCCTGGAGTACTCGTCTGCAGCATCGACAACATGCCCACGCAGATCCCCACAGAAAGTACGGATTTCTTCGGCGACCTCCTCTTCCCCTACGCTCAAGACATCATGCAGTCAAACGCCCAGCAACCTCTAGAGAGTCACAACTTTTGTCCCCCAGTTGAAGGA GCTATCATCGCGAGCAACGGAAAGCTGACACCCAACTACGAGTACATCCAAGAATTAAGAAAGTCAGCCAT CAGGCACAAAGCCAGCAGCGAGTCGCAAAGCGTTGAGAAACACGTGGTGATAGTGGGAGCAGGTCGCGTGGCAGCGCCTTTAGTAGAGTATTTGCACAGAGATGAGTCCATTGGAATTACTGTGGCGTGCGAGAAGAAAGATTTGAGTGATAATCTAGCCCGCGCTTTTCCCCGAATCGAAAGTGTGTATTTGGACGCCAACGAGAACCACAACACTTTGGGAGAAATCGTGAAGAAGGCCAATGTCGCGGTTTCTATCTTGCCGGCAAATCTGCACCACATCGTGGCCCAAGCTTGCATCAAAGAAGGCACACACATGGTCACTGCGAGCTACATGAGCGACGACATGAAGAAGCTCCACAAGCAAGCCGCAGACGCTGGTGTGACGATTCTCAACGAGATCGGTTTGGATCCAGGAATTGACCATTTGCTTGCTCTGGAGTGTATCCAAGAAGCGCAAGCTCACGGAGGAAGAATAACTTCGTTCGAGTCGTTCTGCGGGGGACTTCCTGCACCAGAATTCAGCGACAATCCGTTGAGATACAAGTTCTCTTGGTCTCCAAGAGGAGCTCTGTTGAATACGCTCTCGTCGGCTAGGTACTTGAGTAAAGGACAGATCGTCGAGATCAGCGCTGGAGGGGAGTTGATGAATACCACGAGGAGTCTGGATTTTCTTCCGGGGTTCAACTTGGAAGGATTCCCCAATCGTGACAGTACAGCTTACGCCAAGTACTACGGAATTGAAGACGCGCTGACGGTACTCAGGGGGACTATTAGGTACGATGGTTTTGCCCAAGCTGCTAGGATGTTGCAGTTTTTGGGACTGCTGGACCCGGAGCCCTATCCTCTGCTCCACGCGCAAGGACCTGAGATCACGTGGAGGAAACTGATTTGCAGTCTACTAGGACTAGGGACTGACAACATGTTCTACGACAACTTGAAGAATCAGATTGTTGAGAGAACAGGATCGGAGTTTTCTGTTGGGTTGTTAGAAGAGTTGGGACTTCTGGACGAGAATGGAGTCATCAAATGTGGGTCCCCTCTGGACACCCTCACCCACTACCTCTCAACCAAACTAGCTTTGC AGAAAGACGAGCGCGATTTGGTGATTTTGAGACACGAAATTGGTATCAACTGGCCAGACAACAAGAAAGAGCTCAGAGGTGTCAACTTTGTTGTCTACGGGGACGTCAACGGGTACTCCGCGATGGCCAAGACTGTCGGCTACCCGGCCGCCATAGCTGCGAAGATGATTCTGGACGGCGAGATTCAACAGAGGGGGATGATTCTGCCCTTTGCTCCGGAGGTCTACAGGACCATCTTGTCGAGGTTGAGAGCTGAGGGTCTGAACAGTACCGAAACGTCTAAATTCTTTTAA